In one window of Neofelis nebulosa isolate mNeoNeb1 chromosome 15, mNeoNeb1.pri, whole genome shotgun sequence DNA:
- the NIT1 gene encoding deaminated glutathione amidase isoform X1 has protein sequence MVLAVSSCRTYRLPRRPRLGFIIRPPHQLLSLLLCPGLRIPRPSVLCAQPRPRAMAIFSSSWELPLVAVCQVTSTPDKQQNFKTCAELVREAARLGACLAFLPEAFDFVARDPAETLRLSEPLGGNLLGEYTQLARECGLWLSLGGFHERGQDWEQTQKIYNCHVLLDNKGSVVATYRKTHLCDVEIPGQGPMRESNSTIPGPSLESPVSTPAGKVGLAICYDMRFPELSLALAQAGAEILTYPSAFGSVTGPAHWEVLLRARAIETQCYVVAAAQCGRHHEKRASYGHSMVVDPWGTVVARCSEGPGLCLARIDLRYLRQLRQQLPVFQHRRPDLYGSLGHPRS, from the exons ATGGTTTTGGCTGTGTCTTCATGTAGGACCTACCGTCTGCCCCGCCGGCCGCG GCTGGGCTTCATCATCAGGCCTCCTCACCAGCTCCTGTCCCTTCTTTTGTGTCCTGGACTCCGGATCCCTCGACCGTCAGTACTTTGTGCACAGCCCAG GCCCAGAGCCATGGccatcttctcttcttcctgggaACTACCGCTGGTGGCTGTGTGCCAGGTAACCTCAACCCCAGACAAGCAGCAGAACTTTAAAACATGCGCAGAGCTTGTTCGAGAGGCTGCCAGACTGGGTGCTTGCCTGGCTTTCCTGCCGGAGGCATTTGACTTCGTTGCGAGGGACCCTGCAGAGACGCTCCGCCTGTCAGAGCCACTGGGTGGGAACCTTTTAGGAGAATATACCCAGCTTGCCAG ggaaTGTGGACTCTGGCTGTCCTTGGGTGGTTTCCACGAGCGAGGCCAGGACTGGGAACAGACTCAGAAAATCTACAATTGTCATGTGCTTCTGGACAACAAGG GGTCAGTAGTGGCCACTTACAGGAAGACCCATCTGTGTGACGTGGAGATTCCAGGGCAGGGGCCTATGCGTGAGAGCAACTCTACCATCCCGGGGCCCAGTCTTGAGTCTCCTGTCAGCACACCAGCAGGCAAG GTTGGTCTAGCGATCTGCTACGATATGCGCTTTCCTGAACTCTCTCTGGCATTGGCTCAGGCTGGAGCAGAAATACTTACCTACCCTTCAGCTTTCGGATCTGTTACGGGCCCAGCCCACTGGGAG GTGTTGCTGCGGGCCCGTGCCATTGAAACCCAGTGCTACGTCGTGGCAGCAGCACAGTGTGGACGCCACCACGAGAAGAGAGCAAGTTATGGCCACAGCATGGTGGTGGATCCCTGGGGGACAGTGGTGGCCCGCTGCTCTGAAGGACCAGGCCTCTGCCTTGCCCGAATCGACCTCCGTTATCTGCGACAGCTGCGCCAACAGCTGCCTGTGTTCCAGCACCGCAGGCCGGACCTCTACGGCAGTCTGGGCCACCCACGGTCTTAA
- the NIT1 gene encoding deaminated glutathione amidase isoform X3, producing MVLAVSSCRTYRLPRRPRLGFIIRPPHQLLSLLLCPGLRIPRPSVLCAQPRPRAMAIFSSSWELPLVAVCQVTSTPDKQQNFKTCAELVREAARLGACLAFLPEAFDFVARDPAETLRLSEPLGGNLLGEYTQLARECGLWLSLGGFHERGQDWEQTQKIYNCHVLLDNKGSVVATYRKTHLCDVEIPGQGPMRESNSTIPGPSLESPVSTPAGKVLLRARAIETQCYVVAAAQCGRHHEKRASYGHSMVVDPWGTVVARCSEGPGLCLARIDLRYLRQLRQQLPVFQHRRPDLYGSLGHPRS from the exons ATGGTTTTGGCTGTGTCTTCATGTAGGACCTACCGTCTGCCCCGCCGGCCGCG GCTGGGCTTCATCATCAGGCCTCCTCACCAGCTCCTGTCCCTTCTTTTGTGTCCTGGACTCCGGATCCCTCGACCGTCAGTACTTTGTGCACAGCCCAG GCCCAGAGCCATGGccatcttctcttcttcctgggaACTACCGCTGGTGGCTGTGTGCCAGGTAACCTCAACCCCAGACAAGCAGCAGAACTTTAAAACATGCGCAGAGCTTGTTCGAGAGGCTGCCAGACTGGGTGCTTGCCTGGCTTTCCTGCCGGAGGCATTTGACTTCGTTGCGAGGGACCCTGCAGAGACGCTCCGCCTGTCAGAGCCACTGGGTGGGAACCTTTTAGGAGAATATACCCAGCTTGCCAG ggaaTGTGGACTCTGGCTGTCCTTGGGTGGTTTCCACGAGCGAGGCCAGGACTGGGAACAGACTCAGAAAATCTACAATTGTCATGTGCTTCTGGACAACAAGG GGTCAGTAGTGGCCACTTACAGGAAGACCCATCTGTGTGACGTGGAGATTCCAGGGCAGGGGCCTATGCGTGAGAGCAACTCTACCATCCCGGGGCCCAGTCTTGAGTCTCCTGTCAGCACACCAGCAGGCAAG GTGTTGCTGCGGGCCCGTGCCATTGAAACCCAGTGCTACGTCGTGGCAGCAGCACAGTGTGGACGCCACCACGAGAAGAGAGCAAGTTATGGCCACAGCATGGTGGTGGATCCCTGGGGGACAGTGGTGGCCCGCTGCTCTGAAGGACCAGGCCTCTGCCTTGCCCGAATCGACCTCCGTTATCTGCGACAGCTGCGCCAACAGCTGCCTGTGTTCCAGCACCGCAGGCCGGACCTCTACGGCAGTCTGGGCCACCCACGGTCTTAA
- the NIT1 gene encoding deaminated glutathione amidase isoform X4, whose amino-acid sequence MAIFSSSWELPLVAVCQVTSTPDKQQNFKTCAELVREAARLGACLAFLPEAFDFVARDPAETLRLSEPLGGNLLGEYTQLARECGLWLSLGGFHERGQDWEQTQKIYNCHVLLDNKGSVVATYRKTHLCDVEIPGQGPMRESNSTIPGPSLESPVSTPAGKVGLAICYDMRFPELSLALAQAGAEILTYPSAFGSVTGPAHWEVLLRARAIETQCYVVAAAQCGRHHEKRASYGHSMVVDPWGTVVARCSEGPGLCLARIDLRYLRQLRQQLPVFQHRRPDLYGSLGHPRS is encoded by the exons ATGGccatcttctcttcttcctgggaACTACCGCTGGTGGCTGTGTGCCAGGTAACCTCAACCCCAGACAAGCAGCAGAACTTTAAAACATGCGCAGAGCTTGTTCGAGAGGCTGCCAGACTGGGTGCTTGCCTGGCTTTCCTGCCGGAGGCATTTGACTTCGTTGCGAGGGACCCTGCAGAGACGCTCCGCCTGTCAGAGCCACTGGGTGGGAACCTTTTAGGAGAATATACCCAGCTTGCCAG ggaaTGTGGACTCTGGCTGTCCTTGGGTGGTTTCCACGAGCGAGGCCAGGACTGGGAACAGACTCAGAAAATCTACAATTGTCATGTGCTTCTGGACAACAAGG GGTCAGTAGTGGCCACTTACAGGAAGACCCATCTGTGTGACGTGGAGATTCCAGGGCAGGGGCCTATGCGTGAGAGCAACTCTACCATCCCGGGGCCCAGTCTTGAGTCTCCTGTCAGCACACCAGCAGGCAAG GTTGGTCTAGCGATCTGCTACGATATGCGCTTTCCTGAACTCTCTCTGGCATTGGCTCAGGCTGGAGCAGAAATACTTACCTACCCTTCAGCTTTCGGATCTGTTACGGGCCCAGCCCACTGGGAG GTGTTGCTGCGGGCCCGTGCCATTGAAACCCAGTGCTACGTCGTGGCAGCAGCACAGTGTGGACGCCACCACGAGAAGAGAGCAAGTTATGGCCACAGCATGGTGGTGGATCCCTGGGGGACAGTGGTGGCCCGCTGCTCTGAAGGACCAGGCCTCTGCCTTGCCCGAATCGACCTCCGTTATCTGCGACAGCTGCGCCAACAGCTGCCTGTGTTCCAGCACCGCAGGCCGGACCTCTACGGCAGTCTGGGCCACCCACGGTCTTAA
- the USP21 gene encoding ubiquitin carboxyl-terminal hydrolase 21 isoform X4 yields the protein MPQASEHRLGRTREPPVNVQPRVGSKLPFAPRARSKERRNPAPGPNPMLRPLPPRPGPPEERLKKLELGRGRTSGPRPRGPLRADHGVPLPGSPPPTTVALPLPSRTNLARSKSVSSGDLRPMGIALGGHRGAGELGAALSRLALRPEPPALRRSASLRRLGGFPGPPTLLSIRTEPPTSHGSFHVISARPSESFYSDDKMVRTCPAPVAFRARAPLCLQLSCHQAHHTLLLGSGHVGLRNLGNTCFLNAVLQCLSSTRPLRDFCLRRDFRQEVPGGGRAQELTEAFADVIGALWHPDSCEAVNPTRFRAVFQKYVPSFSGYSQQDAQEFLKLLMERLHLEINRRGRRAAPILASGAAASQPRRGGALLEEPELSDDDRANLMWKRYLEREDSKIVDLFVGQLKSCLKCQACGYRSTTFEVFCDLSLPIPKDLPGARYLCGIVSTFSPRKKSWSQRMLQCVIDVGRKHEVPKS from the exons ATGCCCCAGGCCTCTGAGCACCGCCTGGGCCGGACCCGAGAGCCACCTGTTAATGTCCAGCCCCGAGTGGGATCCAAGCTACCATTTGCCCCACGGGCCCGAAGCAAGGAGCGCCGAAACCCAGCCCCCGGGCCGAACCCCATGTTAAGACCTCTGCCTCCCCGGCCGGGGCCCCCTGAGGAACGGCTCAAGAAACTGGAGCTGGGACGGGGTCGGACCTCAGGCCCTCGTCCCAGAGGACCCCTTCGGGCAGATCATGGAGTTCCCCTGCCTGGCTCACCACCCCCGACCACCgtggctctgcctctcccttccaggACCAACCTAGCCCGTTCCAAGTCTGTGAGCAGTGGGGACTTGCGGCCTATGGGGATTGCCCTGGGAGGGCACCGTGGCGCTGGGGAGCTCGGGGCTGCTCTGAGCCGCCTGGCGCTCCGGCCTGAGCCACCGGCTTTGAGACGCAGCGCTTCTCTCCGCCGCCTCGGGGGCTTTCCCGGTCCCCCAACCTTGCTCAGTATACGGACGGAGCCCCCTACTTCCCATGGCTCCTTTCACGTCATATCGGCCCGGCCCTCTGAGTCTTTCTACTCCGATGACAAAATGGTGAGGACTTGTCCGGCACCCGTGGCCTTCCGTGCCCGTGCTCCTCTGTGCCTCCAGCTTTCTTGCCATCAG GCTCATCACACACTGCTCCTGGGCTCTGGTCACGTTGGCCTGCGAAACCTGGGGAACACG TGCTTCCTGAATGCAGTGCTACAGTGTTTGAGCAGCACTCGGCCTCTTCGGGACTTCTGTCTGCGGAGGGACTTCCGGCAAGAGGTGCCTGGAGGGGGTCGAGCGCAAGAGCTCACTGAAG CCTTTGCGGATGTGATCGGTGCCCTGTGGCATCCTGACTCCTGTGAAGCTGTGAATCCCACCCGATTCCGAGCTGTCTTCCAGAAATACGTTCCCTCCTTCTCTGGATACAG CCAGCAGGATGCCCAAGAGTTCCTGAAGCTCCTCATGGAGCGGCTGCACCTCGAAATCAACCGACGAGGCCGCCGGGCTGCACCAATCTTGGCCAGCGGTGCGGCTGCCTCTCAGCCCCGCCGCGGGGGGGCTCTGCTAGAAGAACCAGAGCTGAG TGATGATGACCGAGCCAACCTAATGTGGAAGCGTTACCTGGAGCGAGAAGACAGCAAGATTGTGG ACCTGTTTGTGGGCCAGTTGAAAAGTTGTCTCAAGTGCCAGGCCTGTGGGTATCGCTCCACGACCTTCGAGGTTTTTTGTGACCTGTCCCTGCCCATCCCCAAG gATTTGCCGGGGGCAAGGTATCTCTGCGGGATTGTTTCAACCTTTTCACCAAGGAAGAAGAGCTGGAGTCAGAGAATGCTCCA GTGTGTGATCGATGTCGGCAGAAAACACGAAGTACCAAAAAGTTGA
- the NIT1 gene encoding deaminated glutathione amidase isoform X2, with protein sequence MLGFIIRPPHQLLSLLLCPGLRIPRPSVLCAQPRPRAMAIFSSSWELPLVAVCQVTSTPDKQQNFKTCAELVREAARLGACLAFLPEAFDFVARDPAETLRLSEPLGGNLLGEYTQLARECGLWLSLGGFHERGQDWEQTQKIYNCHVLLDNKGSVVATYRKTHLCDVEIPGQGPMRESNSTIPGPSLESPVSTPAGKVGLAICYDMRFPELSLALAQAGAEILTYPSAFGSVTGPAHWEVLLRARAIETQCYVVAAAQCGRHHEKRASYGHSMVVDPWGTVVARCSEGPGLCLARIDLRYLRQLRQQLPVFQHRRPDLYGSLGHPRS encoded by the exons AT GCTGGGCTTCATCATCAGGCCTCCTCACCAGCTCCTGTCCCTTCTTTTGTGTCCTGGACTCCGGATCCCTCGACCGTCAGTACTTTGTGCACAGCCCAG GCCCAGAGCCATGGccatcttctcttcttcctgggaACTACCGCTGGTGGCTGTGTGCCAGGTAACCTCAACCCCAGACAAGCAGCAGAACTTTAAAACATGCGCAGAGCTTGTTCGAGAGGCTGCCAGACTGGGTGCTTGCCTGGCTTTCCTGCCGGAGGCATTTGACTTCGTTGCGAGGGACCCTGCAGAGACGCTCCGCCTGTCAGAGCCACTGGGTGGGAACCTTTTAGGAGAATATACCCAGCTTGCCAG ggaaTGTGGACTCTGGCTGTCCTTGGGTGGTTTCCACGAGCGAGGCCAGGACTGGGAACAGACTCAGAAAATCTACAATTGTCATGTGCTTCTGGACAACAAGG GGTCAGTAGTGGCCACTTACAGGAAGACCCATCTGTGTGACGTGGAGATTCCAGGGCAGGGGCCTATGCGTGAGAGCAACTCTACCATCCCGGGGCCCAGTCTTGAGTCTCCTGTCAGCACACCAGCAGGCAAG GTTGGTCTAGCGATCTGCTACGATATGCGCTTTCCTGAACTCTCTCTGGCATTGGCTCAGGCTGGAGCAGAAATACTTACCTACCCTTCAGCTTTCGGATCTGTTACGGGCCCAGCCCACTGGGAG GTGTTGCTGCGGGCCCGTGCCATTGAAACCCAGTGCTACGTCGTGGCAGCAGCACAGTGTGGACGCCACCACGAGAAGAGAGCAAGTTATGGCCACAGCATGGTGGTGGATCCCTGGGGGACAGTGGTGGCCCGCTGCTCTGAAGGACCAGGCCTCTGCCTTGCCCGAATCGACCTCCGTTATCTGCGACAGCTGCGCCAACAGCTGCCTGTGTTCCAGCACCGCAGGCCGGACCTCTACGGCAGTCTGGGCCACCCACGGTCTTAA
- the UFC1 gene encoding ubiquitin-fold modifier-conjugating enzyme 1, with product MADEATRRVVSEIPVLKTNAGPRDRELWVQRLKEEYQSLIRYVENNKNADNDWFRLESNKEGTRWFGKCWYIHDLLKYEFDIEFDIPITYPTTAPEIAVPELDGKTAKMYRGGKICLTDHFKPLWARNVPKFGLAHLMALGLGPWLAVEIPDLIQKGVIQHKEKCNQ from the exons ATGGCGGACGAGGCTACCCGGCGTGTGGTGTCTGAGATCCCGGTGCTGAAGACTAACgccggacctcgagatcgtgagtTGTGGGTGCAGCGACTCAAAGAGGAATATCAGTCTCTTATCCGG TACGTGGAGAACAACAAGAATGCCGACAATGATTGGTTCCGACTGGAGTCCAACAAGGAAGGGACTCG GTGGTTTGGAAAATGCTGGTACATCCATGACCTGCTCAAATATGAGTTTGACATTGAGTTTGAC ATTCCTATCACATACCCCACTACTGCTCCAGAAATTGCAGTCCCTGAACTGGATGGAAAAACAGCAAAGATGTACAG GGGTGGCAAAATATGCCTGACTGATCACTTTAAGCCTTTGTGGGCCAGGAACGTGCCCAAGTTTGGACTTGCTCATCTCATGGCTCTGGGG CTGGGTCCATGGCTGGCGGTGGAAATCCCCGATCTGATTCAGAAGGGCGTGATTCAGCATAAAGAGAAATGCAACCAATGA
- the DEDD gene encoding death effector domain-containing protein yields MAGLKRRAGQVWPEERGEQEHGLYSLHRMFDIVGAHLTHRDVRVLSFLFVDVIDDHERGLIRNGRDFLLALERQGRCDESNFRQVLQLLRIITRHDLLPYVTLKRRRAVCPDLVDKYLEETSIRYVTPRALSDPEPRPPQSPKTVPPHYPVVCCPTSGPQMCSKRPARGRATLGSQRKRRKSVTPDPKEKQTCDIRLRVRAEYCQHETALQGNVFSNKQDPLERQFERFNQANTILKSRDLGSIICDIKFSELTYLDAFWRDYINGSLLEALKGVFITDSLKQAVGHEAIKLLVNVDEEDYELGRQKLLRNLMLQALP; encoded by the exons ATGGCGGGCCTGAAGCGGCGGGCCGGCCAGGTGTGGCCCGAAGAACGCGGCGAGCAGGAGCACGGGCTCTATAGCCTGCACCGCATGTTTGACATCGTGGGCGCCCACCTGACACACAGGGACGTGCGcgtcctttccttcctctttgtcgATGTCATCGATGACCACGAGCGTGGCCTCATCCGAAACGGACGTGACTTCTTGCTGGCGTTGGAGCGCCAGGGCCGCTGTGATGAGAGTAACTTCCGCCAGGTGCTGCAGCTGCTGCGTATCATCACTCGCCACGACCTGCTGCCCTACGTCACCCTCAAGAGGAGACGGGCCG TGTGCCCCGATCTTGTAGACAAGTATCTGGAGGAGACGTCAATTCGCTACGTGACCCCCAGAGCCCTCAGCGATCCAGAACCGAGGCCTCCCCAATCCCCTAAAACAG TGCCTCCCCACTATCCTGTGGTGTGctgccccacgtcgggccctcaGATGTGTAGCAAGCGGCCAGCTCGAGGGAGAGCCACACTCGGGAGCCAGCGAAAACGCCGGAAGTCAGTAACACCAGATCCCAAGGAAAAGCAGACATGTG ACATCAGACTGCGGGTTCGGGCCGAATACTGCCAGCACGAGACCGCCCTGCAAGGCAACGTGTTCTCGAACAAGCAGGACCCACTGGAGCGGCAGTTCGAGCGCTTCAACCAGGCCAACACCATCCTCAAGTCCCGGGACCTGGGCTCCATCATCTGCGACATCAAGTTCTCCGAGCTCACCTACCTCGACGCCTTCTGGCGCGACTACATCAACGGCTCGCTACTAGAGGCGCTCAAAGGTGTCTTTATCACAGACTCCCTCAAGCAGGCTGTGGGCCACGAAGCCATCAAGCTGCTGGTGAATGTGGACGAGGAGGACTACGAGCTGGGCCGGCAGAAACTGCTGAGGAACTTGATGCTGCAGGCACTGCCCTGA